The following proteins are encoded in a genomic region of Verrucomicrobiota bacterium:
- a CDS encoding PAAR domain-containing protein, translating into MPPAARVGDMHTCPMQTPGVPPIPHVGGPILPPGVPTVLIGGQPAAVVTNMCTCVGPPDVILKGSTSVLIGGLPAARIGDQTAHGGVIVMGLPTVEIGG; encoded by the coding sequence ATGCCTCCTGCCGCCCGAGTTGGTGACATGCATACGTGCCCGATGCAGACGCCCGGTGTGCCGCCGATTCCGCATGTAGGCGGTCCGATCTTGCCGCCGGGAGTTCCAACCGTGCTGATTGGCGGCCAGCCTGCGGCGGTGGTCACCAACATGTGCACCTGCGTCGGCCCGCCGGACGTCATCCTTAAAGGGTCAACCTCCGTGCTTATCGGCGGGTTGCCGGCCGCACGTATAGGCGATCAAACCGCACACGGCGGCGTGATCGTCATGGGTCTGCCGACGGTGGAAATCGGCGGATAG